A section of the Bacillus sp. HSf4 genome encodes:
- a CDS encoding dienelactone hydrolase family protein, with product MRILEILLTLSAFLLFFQQKMPKKWAFPPAVASIGLLAGQLVFEGYRWQMVFVYLIALFLSLTVFFGKKLRMSMWKPLRYGLSFLMFALLLLSVFLAVYLPVFHLPKPDGAYAVGTKTFHLVDQNRDEVLTKDPDDKRELMIQVWYPAQQQNGEKLQPLFPEDRFFDQYIGNFAEQLHVPAFALDYWRYIRTNSYENAEISSSENRYPVVVISHGFGTSRLLHASQAENLASHGFIAVAIDHTYSTMATAFPDGRVTGLTTEQYMNGVSENSAKLGNIWTQDAEFVIDQLKNLNGRSFKGKIDLDNIGMMGHSFGGATAFNTAYSNQNIKAGINMDGSLYNIGDKQAISKPFLFMESSSFITIRNKALSGNISEEEIKNSGLTKEAFHNMIEERKKEYSIIDNASMVYIKGTEHYNFTDFQLFSKVLKWIGMTGEIDGGRGADIVNQYVLDFFNKHLKGVGGDLLKKPNPSYPEVKFPKK from the coding sequence ATGAGAATATTGGAAATATTATTAACTCTCTCCGCTTTTCTGCTGTTCTTTCAGCAAAAGATGCCGAAAAAATGGGCGTTTCCACCCGCCGTGGCCAGCATCGGTCTCTTAGCCGGACAGCTCGTTTTCGAAGGCTATAGATGGCAAATGGTGTTTGTTTATTTGATTGCCCTTTTCCTCTCGCTCACTGTGTTTTTTGGTAAAAAGCTGCGCATGAGCATGTGGAAGCCGTTAAGATACGGTTTGTCTTTTCTCATGTTCGCCCTGCTGCTCCTCTCTGTCTTTCTGGCTGTTTATCTCCCTGTGTTTCACCTGCCGAAGCCTGACGGCGCATATGCGGTTGGGACGAAAACATTTCATTTGGTCGATCAGAACAGAGATGAAGTGCTGACGAAAGATCCCGATGACAAAAGAGAGCTGATGATTCAGGTCTGGTATCCGGCACAACAGCAGAATGGCGAAAAGCTACAGCCCCTCTTCCCTGAAGATCGTTTTTTCGATCAGTATATCGGAAATTTCGCTGAGCAATTACACGTGCCTGCATTTGCTTTGGACTATTGGCGCTACATTCGAACCAACTCATATGAAAATGCTGAAATCTCCTCATCGGAAAATCGTTATCCGGTTGTCGTGATCAGCCACGGATTCGGAACAAGCCGGCTGCTGCACGCTTCACAAGCCGAGAATCTGGCCAGCCACGGATTTATCGCAGTCGCGATTGATCATACATACAGCACGATGGCGACCGCTTTTCCCGACGGACGGGTCACAGGCTTAACAACGGAACAATACATGAACGGTGTTTCCGAGAACAGCGCAAAGCTCGGAAACATTTGGACGCAGGACGCCGAATTTGTCATCGATCAGTTAAAGAACTTGAACGGCAGAAGCTTCAAAGGAAAAATCGATCTCGACAACATCGGCATGATGGGACATTCATTTGGCGGAGCCACCGCTTTTAACACCGCTTATTCGAATCAAAACATTAAAGCCGGAATCAATATGGACGGGTCGCTTTACAATATAGGCGATAAACAAGCCATTTCAAAACCGTTTTTGTTTATGGAATCAAGCAGTTTTATCACGATAAGGAACAAGGCTCTGAGCGGCAATATATCCGAGGAAGAAATCAAAAATTCGGGGTTAACGAAAGAAGCGTTTCACAACATGATTGAGGAAAGAAAAAAGGAATACAGCATCATCGACAACGCATCAATGGTATATATAAAAGGAACGGAGCATTACAATTTCACCGACTTTCAGCTATTTTCAAAGGTTTTGAAATGGATCGGCATGACGGGAGAAATCGATGGCGGACGAGGCGCAGACATCGTCAATCAGTATGTTTTGGATTTTTTTAATAAGCATTTAAAAGGAGTCGGCGGGGATTTGCTCAAGAAGCCGAATCCGTCATATCCGGAGGTGAAGTTTCCGAAAAAATAA
- a CDS encoding YrvL family regulatory protein: MKHFVICCLSVIFVYFAHFLGISILFHLSGAFYQTVGSLLMFTLFYIVLTFVMEPAEKLLIQSIQLLRFNRRITFFAAEMITIGCLWAAIYTADELLDDVLLTTSAEIMIAVSFFTIDKILYPRQRSGSLSY; this comes from the coding sequence ATGAAACATTTCGTTATTTGCTGCTTATCGGTTATATTCGTTTATTTCGCCCACTTTCTCGGGATCTCGATTCTGTTTCATCTGTCGGGCGCATTTTACCAAACGGTCGGGTCCCTGCTAATGTTTACCCTTTTTTATATCGTGCTGACCTTCGTCATGGAACCGGCCGAAAAGCTGCTCATCCAGAGCATTCAATTATTGCGCTTCAATCGAAGGATCACGTTTTTTGCCGCCGAAATGATCACAATCGGCTGTTTATGGGCCGCCATTTATACAGCGGACGAATTGCTGGACGACGTTCTGCTGACGACTTCGGCGGAAATCATGATTGCCGTTTCCTTTTTTACAATCGATAAAATCCTTTATCCGCGGCAGAGGTCCGGTTCGCTCTCATATTGA
- a CDS encoding DUF6022 family protein yields METIRFRQDMSMKEIGEQVQSYVDAHWKQTLEDHRDEFLKAFPELEDATYGLYLDKLLPPVFASLKQSGFTMIQTAKKGDFFIGKGLNFRQSMEKWGAENCRSRVFWTVIGDQQQHPVGTLLFDFYHSHAGFDVPLAPKIDTLEETAREPIVAAIKQIKQT; encoded by the coding sequence ATGGAAACAATTCGTTTCAGACAGGACATGTCGATGAAAGAAATCGGCGAACAAGTGCAAAGCTATGTGGATGCCCATTGGAAACAAACGCTTGAAGATCATCGGGACGAATTCTTAAAAGCGTTTCCCGAATTGGAGGATGCGACTTACGGACTTTACTTGGATAAACTGCTTCCGCCTGTATTTGCAAGTCTCAAACAGTCCGGCTTTACAATGATTCAAACCGCGAAAAAAGGCGATTTTTTCATTGGGAAAGGACTGAATTTCAGACAATCCATGGAAAAATGGGGAGCTGAAAACTGCCGCTCCAGAGTGTTTTGGACGGTCATCGGTGATCAGCAACAACATCCGGTCGGCACGCTGCTGTTTGATTTCTATCACTCCCATGCCGGATTTGATGTACCTCTCGCCCCGAAGATTGACACATTAGAAGAAACGGCCAGAGAACCGATTGTCGCAGCCATCAAACAGATCAAACAGACCTAA
- a CDS encoding oxalate decarboxylase family bicupin, translating into MEKNKQIPQPIRGEEGAETKIPHNVERDRQNPDMLVPPETDHGTVPNMKFSFSDVHNRLEKGGYAREVTVRELPISDNIASVNMRLKPGAIRELHWHKEAEWAYVIYGSARITAVDQDGRNFIDDVKAGDLWYFPSGIPHSLQGLEDGCEFLLVFDDGSFSENSTFQVTDWLAHTPDDVIAANFGISKDVVASLPPEEKYIFQKAVPGSLEKDKVESPNGTVPESFSYKLLEQEPIVSSGGKVRIADSTNFKASKTIASALVEVEPGGVRELHWHPNTDEWQYYISGKAKMTVFAADGHARTFNYQAGDVGYVPFAMGHYIQNTGDEPLRFLEIFKDDHYADISLNQWLALVPEELVRQHLDVGSEFTKMLSKEKHPVVKFAKK; encoded by the coding sequence ATGGAAAAAAACAAACAAATTCCGCAGCCGATCAGAGGAGAAGAAGGAGCGGAAACGAAAATTCCGCACAACGTTGAGCGCGACCGGCAAAATCCGGACATGCTCGTGCCGCCTGAAACCGACCACGGAACAGTACCAAACATGAAATTTTCATTTTCCGATGTCCATAACCGTCTCGAAAAGGGCGGATACGCACGGGAAGTCACCGTCCGCGAGCTGCCGATCTCCGATAATATCGCGTCTGTCAACATGAGGCTGAAACCGGGTGCCATCAGAGAACTGCACTGGCATAAGGAAGCCGAATGGGCTTATGTAATTTATGGATCAGCAAGAATTACAGCTGTCGACCAGGACGGCAGAAACTTTATTGATGATGTGAAGGCGGGCGATTTATGGTATTTTCCGTCCGGGATTCCGCATTCGCTTCAAGGCCTTGAAGACGGCTGTGAATTCCTGCTCGTCTTCGATGACGGCTCCTTCTCTGAAAACAGCACCTTCCAGGTGACAGATTGGCTCGCCCATACACCAGATGATGTCATTGCCGCAAACTTCGGCATCTCTAAAGACGTCGTCGCATCACTTCCGCCTGAGGAAAAATATATTTTCCAAAAAGCGGTTCCGGGCTCGCTTGAGAAAGACAAGGTTGAAAGCCCGAACGGAACGGTTCCGGAATCTTTCAGCTACAAATTGCTTGAACAGGAACCGATCGTCTCAAGCGGCGGCAAAGTACGGATTGCCGATTCCACCAATTTTAAAGCGTCGAAAACGATCGCCTCGGCGTTGGTGGAAGTCGAACCCGGAGGCGTCCGGGAGCTGCACTGGCATCCGAATACAGACGAGTGGCAGTACTATATTTCCGGCAAAGCGAAAATGACGGTTTTCGCGGCTGACGGACATGCCAGAACATTTAATTATCAGGCCGGTGATGTCGGCTATGTGCCGTTTGCGATGGGGCACTATATCCAAAATACAGGAGACGAACCGCTTCGCTTCCTGGAAATCTTTAAAGACGACCATTATGCTGACATTTCTTTAAACCAGTGGCTTGCCCTCGTACCAGAAGAGCTTGTCCGCCAGCATCTTGACGTTGGCAGCGAGTTTACAAAAATGCTCTCTAAAGAAAAGCATCCGGTCGTGAAATTTGCTAAGAAATAA